A stretch of DNA from Nitratireductor thuwali:
TTCTAGGAGTCCGCGAGAGGACCGTGGTGATTTCTCTGGATCAGATCGAGCTGGACGGTCTGCGCATGGTTCTCAACATGACCAAAGAGGAGGTCGAGTCGCTCCCCGAATGGGGAGGCTGAACCCGGGAATGTTGAGAACGCAACCGGAGCGGCAGCGGTAACATGGTTCGCGTCATCCGAGCTGGGTTGCTTGACAGCGGTCGTCTTTCTCGCCCTCGCCGCTTTGCTGCCGGTCCTTCAGTTTGACGTGTGGTGGGTACGGCTCCTCGAATTCCCGCGCATTCAGATGGCCGCAGGACTGGTTCTGTGTATCGCGACCTTGGCGATCACCTCACCCGATTCGGGTTGGAAGACCGCCATCGTGCTTGTTATCGGGCTCGTGGCGTCGCCTACGACAGCTGTAAGCTGGCACCGTTCCTTCCGGTGGGAGCAGTGAAGCAAGGGCGGTGCAGAGTGCCCGGACAACTCTCGACTTCGCAACTTGATCGCCAACCTGCAGGCGGCAAGCGAAAATGCGTCTTCACTATTCAAGCCTGATCCATTCTTCGCGATGGAAACGGATCAGTGGTGGGACAGGGTGCTCGACGGGCTTTCAACTAACTTTAGGTCGCACGTAAAGCAGGTCGCCGTCGCCAAAAGCCGCTTCGGGGTTCACCTGTTCTCCAACCTTGCCCCTTCTTCTGCCGAGATCCGTTTTCGGGTTGGGGACGGCATTCCGTCGGTTTTCGCGACGCTTCAGCTAACAAATGGTGCCAAGGTCGGATTTTCAGGGGCTGCATCCCAGGCCGCCCTTGCGCGCAAACGGTTCAAGCCTTTGCGATGGAGGGGTTTGCAGCAAGGCCGCCCCCTTTCCCGATGCCTGGCACATGCTCGAAGCTTCAGGCTAGGCGGCCGCCCAAAGGTCACCATATTGTAGCGCCCGGTCGTACATAAGGGCCCTTTGCACTTCTGACACTCGACGCAATGCTCTGACCACTGTCCAGAACAACGGAGCAAGTCGATGACCCCAACCAAACTCCTGATCGGCCAGATTGCCGTGGTATTCGCCATTGTCATCCTTGGCGTCTGGACCGCAACCCAATGGTGCGCCCACATGCTCGACTATCAGGGGCAACTCGGCAGGCCTTGGTTCATGGTGACCGGTTGGCCGATCTACAGGCCCTGGAAACTGTTCGAGTGGTGGTTCAAATTCGAAGCATATGCGCCGGAAGTCTTCAACAAGGCCGGCATGCTCGCAGCGGCCAGCGGCTTCATGGGTTGCGCCGCCGCCATCGCTGGCTCGCTGTGGCGGGCGCGGCAGCGCGGCTTGGTCACAACCTACGGCTCTTCGCGCTGGGCGACGAATCGCGAAATCCAACAGGCGGGACTGTTTCGACCAGTTGGCGTTTTCCTCGGTAGACTGCAGGATCGCTACTTGCGCCATGACGGCCCCGAGCATGTCATGGCCTTTGCGCCAACGCGCTCGGGCAAGGGCGTGGGTCTCGTCGTGCCGACACTTCTTTCCTGGACAGGCTCGGCGGTAATTCACGACATCAAAGGCGAGAACTGGCAACTGACAGCGGGTTGGCGGTCGAAATTTTCGCACTGCCTTCTGTTCAACCCAACCGATCTGAGGTCGGCACGCTACAATCCGCTCTTGGAAGTGCGCAGGGGACCTCACGAAGTTCGCGATGTACAGAACATCGCCGATATACTGGTGGATCCCGAAGGCGTCCTGGAGCGGCGTAACCATTGGGAGAAAACGAGCCATGCACTGTTGGTCGGAGCCATTTTGCATGTGCTTTATGCAGAAGAGGAAAAGACGCTCGCCCGTGTGGCAACATTTCTGTCCGACCCGCAACGCTCCTTTGCCGAGACGCTGGACCGGATGATGGCGACAAATCATCTCGGCACGGCCGATAAGCCCGAAGTCCATCCCGTCGTAGCCTCGGCAGCACGCGAGGTGCTGAACAAGTCTGAAAACGAACGCTCCGGGGTCCTGTCCACGGCCATGAGCTTCCTCGGGCTCTATCGCGATCCTACCGTGGCGGCGACGACATCGGCCTGCGACTGGCGCATCGCCGATCTCATGGACGGGAACTGTCCGATGTCGCTTTATCTCGTGGTGCCACCTTCGGACCTCTCCCGCACCAAACCGCTGGTGCGACTGGTTCTCAATCAGATCGGCAGGCGACTTACGGAGCGATTGGAGGGCGATCCGAAGAAAAGCCGGAAACACCAACTGCTCATGATGTTGGATGAGTTCCCGGCGCTGGGTCGCCTAGACTTCTTCGAAACTGCGCTTGCCTTCATGGCCGGGTATGGCATCCGCGCCTATCTGATAGCGCAGTCACTCAACCAGATCTCGAAGGCCTATGGCGAGAACAATGCCATCCTCGACAACTGCCATGTGAGGATTGTCTTTTCCTCCAATGACGACCGCACGGCCAAGCGCATCTCGGACGCGCTCGGTATGGCGACGGAACTGCGCGCTATGCGCAACTATGCCGGCCATCGCCTCGCACCTTGGCTTTCCCACGTGATGGTGAGCCGTCAGGAGACGGCACGTCCACTGCTGACGCCGGGCGAGGTGATGCAGTTGCCTGCAGCCGACGAACTGGTGCTGATCTCTGGGTTGCCGCCGATCCGCGCCAACAAGCTGCGTTACTATGAGGACAGGAACTTCAAAGAGCGCGTGCTGCCTTCGCCGATCCTGCGTGATGGTCCGTATGCAGACCGTCCTGCGCCGCGATCTGACGCTTGGAGCGGCCAGGTGCGTGGTGTGGACCGTCGTCTTGCTACGCACGACGAGCGTGCTGAAGTCTTCTGTGACGACAACGACGGCGTCCAACAGCAGTGTCAGTCGGGGCTTCCTGGAGAAGGCAAAGCGGCGTCCAAAAAGCCCGACCAGGGCGACCTTTTCAAGCCGGTGGAGGATGACGGCGAGGCGGTCGCGGACAAGCAGGTTCTGGATCGGTTTACCAATGCAGCGAAGGCCTACGGCCTCAATGAGGGTATGGGCAAGGACAAAGACATCTTGCCAGGCTTCTGACAGTTCCGCAGCCAGGCGTACCTGAGCGTAGATAAGGGCCATAAGCGATTCCGGCCTTCCGAGGCATGCTCTTTCCACGACCGTCGCCCCGCGCCGGCCAACCGGAACGAGCCACATGAACCAGAAACGCATCAATCATCAGATCCGCCTTGATGCCCAGTTGAGCGAAAAGCTCGACCTACTCAGCCGCAATGCCTCGACCTCAAAGACGGATCTTGTGGCGAAAGCGGTCGAGGCCTTCATCGAACGCCGTGGCGAGAACGAGCTCGACCGGCGCTATGGCCAAAGGCTCGACCGCTTGTCGGGCGACCTCAATCGCGTCCGGCGCGATGCCGAGATGATCCTGGAGAGCCTGGCGCTCTTTATCCGATTTTCTATCGCGCTTCACGCCCACGCGCCGGTCCCGGACAAGGCCACACAGGCGATCGCTCAGGAGCGCTTCCAAAAATTCGTCGAGCAGGTCGGCCGTCAGATCGCTTCCGGCAAACGCTCGCTTGGTGAAGACAACGGTAGGGGAGAGCAGGTATGACCACTCATCCCGAAGCCGACCATCGACGCAGAACCATGTTGCGCACTGCAATGGGCCGGGCAGTCGCCGATGCCCTTGCCGATCCGTCGGTCATCGAGGTGATGGTCAATCCGGACGGCGCCCTGCGGCTAGACCGCCTGGGTAAAGGCCGTGTCGACACCGGCGTGCGCATGCAGCCATCCGAGACGGAACGCATCATCCGCCTCGTCGCCTCCCACGTGCGCTCAGAAGTTCATGCCGACAATCCGATCGTCAGTGGCGAACTGCCATTTTCAGATGGTTCGGGTGGCGAGCGCTTCGAGGGCCTGTTGCCTCCCGTCGTACTGGCGCCATGTTTCGCCATCCGCAAGCCGGCGTCCAAGCTCTACACACTCGTTGACTACGTCGCGGACCGAATCATGATGCCGGTTCAGGCTGATGCGCTGAAGAAGGCGGTCCGGGAGCGTCGCAACATCCTGGTCGCCGGCGGCACGTCGTCGGGCAAGACGACGCTTGCCAATGCACTGCTTACAGAGGTCGCCCAATGCGATGAGCGCGTGATCCTGATCGAGGACACGCGCGAACTGCAATGTGCGGCGGCCGACTGCGTCGCGCTCAGAACGAGGCGCGGCGCGATCACCCTTGCGGACCTCGTCCGCTCCACGCTGCGGCTCAGACCCGATCGCATCATTGTCGGCGAGGTCAGGGGGGCGGAAGCCCTCGACATGCTGAAGGCTTGGAACACCGGCCATCCCGGTGGAATCGCCACGGTTCATGCCAATTCAGCTCGTTCCGCACTCTATCGCATCGAGCAGCTTGCTCAGGAAGCCGTCGTCACGGTCTCCCGCCGTCTCATCGCCGATGCCATCGACCTGATCGTCTTCATTGCCGGGCGCGGATCGTCGCGCCGCATCAACGAGATCGCGCAGGTCAGCGGTCTTGACCGCAACGGCGACTACGCCGTCACGCAGCTCACCCTCCCGCAACTCCAGCAGCTTTGAGAGGATTTTCATGCGCAAGAAGCTTCGCTTTCTTTCGACCGCCGCCCTCACGATTGTTCTCACGGTTCCGGCTCATGCGGCTGGTTCCGGTATGCCGTGGGAAGAGCCGCTGCAGCAGATTCTGGAATCGGTCCAAGGGCCGGTCGCCAAGATCATCGCTGTGATCATCATCATCATCACAGGACTGACGCTGGCCTTTGGCGACACGGCGGGAGGCTTCCGCCGGTTGATCCAGATCGTCTTCGGCCTGTCCATCGCCTTTGCGGCATCCAGCTTCTTCCTCTCCTTCTTCTCCTTCGGTGGCGGGGCCCTTGTCTGATGGACGCCCGCGAGCTGCACATCGAGGGCTTTGAGGTTCCTGTTCACCGGGCCCTGACCGAGCCTATCCTGCTGGGCGGCGCGCCGCGGTCCGTAGCGATCTTGAACGGCACCGTGGCCGCGGCCATTGGCCTTGGCCTGCAGCAGTGGGTTGCCGGGCTGGTGCTTTGGCTCGCAGGCCACACGCTCGCGGTCTTCGTCGCCAGACGTGATCCGGACTTCGCCGGTGTGCTCGTGCGCCACCTCCGCCAGAAGGGTTGGCTGGCATGCTGAAGCTTGTGGAATACCGCACTCGGGTCGACCGGCTTGCAGACCACCTGCCCTGGGCGGCGCTGGCCGCGCCTGGCGTCATTCTCAACAAGGATGGCAGTTTTCAGCGAACCTTCCGATTCCGCGGACCCGATTCGGAAAGCGCGACCGACGCCGAGCTCGTCTCAATCTGTGCGCGCGCGAACAATGCGCTGAGAAGGTTCGGCTCCGGCTGGGCCTTGTTCTTCGATACCGAGCGCATCGAGGCTCTGGACTATCCGGAATCGCAGTTCCCCGACGCTGCGTCATGGCTGATCGATCAGGAGCGACGCGCGGCCTTCGAGGGCAAAGTTGCGCATTTCGAGAGCCACTATCACCTGACCGTACTGTTCATGCCGCCACCGGATAGCCAGGCACGGGCAGAAAGCGCGCTCGTGGAGTCCAGTCACAAGCCAGGAGAAAGAAACTGGCGCCAAGAACTGGCGCAGTTTCGCGATGCGACTGACCGCGTTCTGGATCTTTTTTGCGGCTTCATGCCGGAAGTGCGCGCGCTTGACGATGCCGAAACATTGACTTTCCTGCACGGCACCATCTCGAGCAGACGTCACCCGGTCGCCGTGCCGGAAACACCGATGTATCTCGACGGCGTGCTGGTCGACACGCCGCTCATTGGCGGCCTTGAGCCGGTTCTGGGGGACCAGCACCTGCGCACTATCACCATCCTCGGTTTTCCGAGCGCCACCCGGCCCGGAATTTTCGACGCACTGAATCGTCAGGACTTTGGTTATCGCTGGGTGACGCGCTTCATTCCACTCGACAAGACGGAAGCCGCCAAAACCCTGACCCGATTGCGCCGGCAGTGGTTCGCGAAGCGCAAGTCAATCGCCGCCATCCTGCGCGAGGTGGTTACCAACGAGCCGGTACCGCTGGTCGACAGCGATGCCGACAACAAGGCGCACGATGCTGATGCTGCGCTGCAAGCGCTGGGCAGTGATCACGTCGGCTTCGGTTATCTCACCACCACCGTGACAGTGTGGGACGAGGAGCCTCAGGCTGCTGAGGAGAAGCTTCGAGCAGTCGAACGCGTTGTCAATGGGCTTGGCTTTACAGCCATCCGCGAAACCGTCAACGCGGTCGAGGCGTGGCTCGGCTCGCTGCCCGGCCACGTCTATGCCAATATCCGCCAGCCGCTCGTCCATACCCTCAATCTGGCTCATCTCATGCCCTTGTCATCGGTGTGGGCCGGCCCGGCGCTCAATGAGCATCTTGCCGAAGTGACCCAGACGGAGTGTCCACCGCTTCTTTTCGCCGAAACCAGCGGCTCGACACCATTCCGGCTATCCACCCATGTCGGTGATGTCGGCCACATGCTGATCGTAGGGCCCACCGGCGCCGGCAAGTCGGTGCTGGTCTCCCTGATAGCCCTGCAGTTCCGGCGCTATGACGGCGCGCAGGTCTACATCTTTGACAAGGGCAACTCCGCCCGTGCGGCAACGCTCGCCATGGGCGGCGAGCACCACGTGCTGGGCGCAGACGGATCATTGGCCTTCCAGCCACTGAGAAACGTCAACCAACAGGCCGACCGCAGTTGGGCTGCCGAATGGGTTGCCGGCCTGCTGGCTCACGAGAAGGTCGCTGTCACGCCGGAGTTAAAGGAAGCTGTCTGGTCGGCGCTCACAAGCCTTGCCACCGCACCGGCGGATGAACGCACCCTGACCGGCCTTTCCGTGCTGCTTCAGTCCAACGCGCTAAAGGCTGCGCTCATGCCCTACACGCTGGATGGGCCTTTCGGCCGGCTGCTCGATGCCAATGACGACCGGCTGGCGCTGTCGGACGTGCAGTGTTTCGAGACCGAAGAACTGATGCATGAGGAAGGCGTCGTCCTGCCAGTGCTTACCTATCTGTTCCATCGGCTCGATCAACGGTTCGACGGGCGGCCCACGGTACTCATCCTCGACGAAGCGTGGGTCTATCTCGACAACCCGCTCTTTGCCGCCCGCATTCGCGAATGGCTGAAGGTGCTGCGCAAGAAGAACGTGTCGGTGATCTTCGCCACACAGTCGCTCGCCGACATAGCCGGTTCTTCCATTGCGCCGGCGATAATCGAGAGCTGCCCGCAACGCATTTTCCTGCCTAACGATCGCGCCATCGAGCCGCAGGCACGGGCGGCTTATGACCGGTTTGGTCTGAACGAGCGGCAGATTGAGTTGATCGCCCGCGCCACCCCAAAGCGCCACTACTATCTGCAGTCGCGCCGCGGCAACCGCCTGTTCGAGCTCGGACTAGGTCCAGTCGCACTGGCTCTCTGTGGCGCCTCCGATCCGGCCGCGCAGACCCTCATCGATACCATCGTTTCCGAGCACGGGCGGGAGGGCTTCGCCGCGCAGTTCCTCAGCGCACACGGCCTCGATTGGGCCGCTGAGCTTCTCGGGCAATTCCCTCAACCACGCAAGGAGCAATCATCATGATGCAGCATCACCTTCTTGTTGCAGTAGCCCTGATGGCCAAGACGATCACCGGAGCGATTCAACCGGCCTTCGCCATCACCGTGTTTGATCCGTCGAACTATGCACAAAACGTGCTGACGGCGGCGCGATCGCTGGAGCAGATCAACAACCAGATCCAGTCGCTGCAGAACCAGGCAACGATGCTGCAGAACATGGCACGGAACATTCGGCGTCTGGATTTCTCCTCGCTCGGCCAGCTCACCGGCGCACTCAACCGCATCGACGGCCTGATGATTCAGGCGGAGGGGTTGAGCTTCGAACTCGACCAACTCGACGAGGAATGGCGCGAGCAATATCCGGAAAGCTATGACGGCACGATCAAGGTCAGCGATTTGGCGGCGGCTGCACGCGAGCGCTGGCAGAGCACAATGAAGGCCTTCCGCCAGACCATGCGTGTCCAATCGCAGATTGTCGAGAATGTCCACGCCGACGGCAATCTTCTCGTCGATCTCGTCAGCCGCAGCCAGAGCGCCGTCGGGGCACTGCAGGCCCAGCAGGCCGCAAACCAGCTGATTGCGCTTTCGACAAAGCAGCAGATGCAGATTCAGACGCTGTTGGCCACGCAGTACCGGGCGCAGGCCGAGAACGCCGCTCGAAAGGCGCAGTCGGAAGAGGCTGCGCGGGAGACGACGCGGCGCTTCCTAGGCGCCGGCACGGCCTATTCCGGAAACTGATCCCAGCTCAACAGTAAGAGGAGAGCGGCGGCGTGCATGACCTCGGCGTCATCGATCGGTTCATGGAGACCTTCATCCGCTACATCGACAGCGGGTTCGGCCTCGTTTCAGGCGACGTCGCCTTCCTCACCACCATCCTGATCAGCATCGACATCACACTGGCTGGTCTGTTCTGGGCATTCGGCGGCGAACCCAACATTCTCGGTCGGCTGGTCCGCAAAGTTCTTTATGTCGGCGTCTTCGCCTTCATCCTGAACAATTTCGCCAACCTCGGCGACATCATCTACCGCTCATTCGCTGGACTTGGAATCAATGCATCCGCCGGCAATTTGTCCGCCGACGACCTTCTGCGGCCCGGCCGTATAGCGGCCACGGGCTTCGAGGGCGCCTGGCCGCTGCTCGATCAGGCCAGCCAACTCCTGGGTTTCCCCGAGTTCTTTGGCAATGCGCTGACCATCTTCGTGCTGCTACTGGCCTGGTTTCTGGTCATCATCGCCTTCTTCATCCTTTCCATCCAGCTCTTCATCACCATCCTGGAGTTCAAGCTCACTACGCTTGCTGGCTTCGTCTTGGTCCCCTTTGCGCTGTGGAACCGATCGGCATTCCTGGCCGAACGCGTGCTGGGCAATGTGGTTGCGTCCGGCATAAAGGTGATGGTGCTCGCCGTCATCGTCGGCATCGGCACCACACTTTTCGGCGAGTTCGCATCGGCGTTGCAGGGGCAGGAACCCGACCTTGCTGCCGCCATGTCACAAGTGTTGGGTGCCCTGTCGCTGCTCGGCCTCGGCATCTTCGGGCCGGGGATCGCTTCCGGTCTGGTATCGGGCGCACCGCAACTCGGCGCGGGTGCGGCGTTGGGGGCAAGTGCGGCGGCAGCCGGTGCAACGCTCATCGCCGGTGGTGCGGCCTACGCCGGCGTCCGCGCGGGAACCGGCGGAAGTCTTGCCGCCATCCGCGCCGGTACGGCTATGGGCTCGGCCGCCTCCACAGCTTGGCAGATCCGGCGCGCAAGCTCGGCGGCCTCCGGCCTGTCTGGCATGGCCGCAGGGATGGACGGTGTCACCCGCGCAGCCGGCGGTGCCATCATGCGTCAAGCGCAGTTCGCCGCCGAACCATTAAGACGTAGCGCTGATGCCGGCCGTCGCGCTGCTTGGGCCGCGACCGGCGGTGCGTCGACAGCCTGGGTGCCGGAAACATCCTCGACCGCCGTGCCTAGTGCCGCGCCGGCCTGGGCAAGACGCTTGCGCTCTGAGCAGGCCGCCCGTGCGCATCGCCACGCCGCTATGCAGGCCGTCCGCGATGGCGACCGGCCGGCAAGCGGTGCCAATCCTTCCCTCAATGACAAGGACGACTAGATGATCTTCAAGCGACCCGTTCAACGCTACGGGAAGACACCTGAACCGGTAACGCCTTACCAAAAGGCGGGGCAGCTCTGGGACGAGCGTATCGGCTCGGCTCGCGTGCAGGCCCGGAACTGGCGTCTCATGGCCTTCGGATGCCTGACACTGGCAACAGGCTTGTCCGGTGGACTCTTATGGCAGTCGATGCAAAGCCGAGTCGTGCCTTACGTGGTCGAGGTCGACCGCTTCGGCGAAGCACGTGCGGTCGCGCCAGCCATCCAAGACTATGAGCCATCCGATGCCCAGATCGCTTGGCACCTGGGCCGGTTCATTGCCAACGTCCGTTCCGTTTCCACCGATCCGGTCATGGTGCGGCAAAACTGGCTGTCGGCCTATGACTTCGCCACAGACCGCGCAGCGCTCTTCCTCAACGAGTACGCGAAGGCGAGCGACCCCTTCGGCCGGATCGGCACCCGCAGCGTGTCGGTGCAGGTGACCAGCGTTGTCCGGGCCTCCGACAGCTCGTTTCAGGTCAAGTGGACCGAGCAAATCCATGAACGGGGAAGCCTCGCCAGCACGACCCGCTGGACTGCCATTCTCACCGTAGTGATCCGATCTCCGAGAAATGCCGATCAGCTGCGCAGGAAC
This window harbors:
- a CDS encoding conjugal transfer protein TraG; translated protein: MTPTKLLIGQIAVVFAIVILGVWTATQWCAHMLDYQGQLGRPWFMVTGWPIYRPWKLFEWWFKFEAYAPEVFNKAGMLAAASGFMGCAAAIAGSLWRARQRGLVTTYGSSRWATNREIQQAGLFRPVGVFLGRLQDRYLRHDGPEHVMAFAPTRSGKGVGLVVPTLLSWTGSAVIHDIKGENWQLTAGWRSKFSHCLLFNPTDLRSARYNPLLEVRRGPHEVRDVQNIADILVDPEGVLERRNHWEKTSHALLVGAILHVLYAEEEKTLARVATFLSDPQRSFAETLDRMMATNHLGTADKPEVHPVVASAAREVLNKSENERSGVLSTAMSFLGLYRDPTVAATTSACDWRIADLMDGNCPMSLYLVVPPSDLSRTKPLVRLVLNQIGRRLTERLEGDPKKSRKHQLLMMLDEFPALGRLDFFETALAFMAGYGIRAYLIAQSLNQISKAYGENNAILDNCHVRIVFSSNDDRTAKRISDALGMATELRAMRNYAGHRLAPWLSHVMVSRQETARPLLTPGEVMQLPAADELVLISGLPPIRANKLRYYEDRNFKERVLPSPILRDGPYADRPAPRSDAWSGQVRGVDRRLATHDERAEVFCDDNDGVQQQCQSGLPGEGKAASKKPDQGDLFKPVEDDGEAVADKQVLDRFTNAAKAYGLNEGMGKDKDILPGF
- a CDS encoding CopG family transcriptional regulator — translated: MNQKRINHQIRLDAQLSEKLDLLSRNASTSKTDLVAKAVEAFIERRGENELDRRYGQRLDRLSGDLNRVRRDAEMILESLALFIRFSIALHAHAPVPDKATQAIAQERFQKFVEQVGRQIASGKRSLGEDNGRGEQV
- the trbB gene encoding P-type conjugative transfer ATPase TrbB, producing MTTHPEADHRRRTMLRTAMGRAVADALADPSVIEVMVNPDGALRLDRLGKGRVDTGVRMQPSETERIIRLVASHVRSEVHADNPIVSGELPFSDGSGGERFEGLLPPVVLAPCFAIRKPASKLYTLVDYVADRIMMPVQADALKKAVRERRNILVAGGTSSGKTTLANALLTEVAQCDERVILIEDTRELQCAAADCVALRTRRGAITLADLVRSTLRLRPDRIIVGEVRGAEALDMLKAWNTGHPGGIATVHANSARSALYRIEQLAQEAVVTVSRRLIADAIDLIVFIAGRGSSRRINEIAQVSGLDRNGDYAVTQLTLPQLQQL
- a CDS encoding TrbC/VirB2 family protein — protein: MRKKLRFLSTAALTIVLTVPAHAAGSGMPWEEPLQQILESVQGPVAKIIAVIIIIITGLTLAFGDTAGGFRRLIQIVFGLSIAFAASSFFLSFFSFGGGALV
- a CDS encoding VirB3 family type IV secretion system protein — protein: MDARELHIEGFEVPVHRALTEPILLGGAPRSVAILNGTVAAAIGLGLQQWVAGLVLWLAGHTLAVFVARRDPDFAGVLVRHLRQKGWLAC
- the trbE gene encoding conjugal transfer protein TrbE, which codes for MLKLVEYRTRVDRLADHLPWAALAAPGVILNKDGSFQRTFRFRGPDSESATDAELVSICARANNALRRFGSGWALFFDTERIEALDYPESQFPDAASWLIDQERRAAFEGKVAHFESHYHLTVLFMPPPDSQARAESALVESSHKPGERNWRQELAQFRDATDRVLDLFCGFMPEVRALDDAETLTFLHGTISSRRHPVAVPETPMYLDGVLVDTPLIGGLEPVLGDQHLRTITILGFPSATRPGIFDALNRQDFGYRWVTRFIPLDKTEAAKTLTRLRRQWFAKRKSIAAILREVVTNEPVPLVDSDADNKAHDADAALQALGSDHVGFGYLTTTVTVWDEEPQAAEEKLRAVERVVNGLGFTAIRETVNAVEAWLGSLPGHVYANIRQPLVHTLNLAHLMPLSSVWAGPALNEHLAEVTQTECPPLLFAETSGSTPFRLSTHVGDVGHMLIVGPTGAGKSVLVSLIALQFRRYDGAQVYIFDKGNSARAATLAMGGEHHVLGADGSLAFQPLRNVNQQADRSWAAEWVAGLLAHEKVAVTPELKEAVWSALTSLATAPADERTLTGLSVLLQSNALKAALMPYTLDGPFGRLLDANDDRLALSDVQCFETEELMHEEGVVLPVLTYLFHRLDQRFDGRPTVLILDEAWVYLDNPLFAARIREWLKVLRKKNVSVIFATQSLADIAGSSIAPAIIESCPQRIFLPNDRAIEPQARAAYDRFGLNERQIELIARATPKRHYYLQSRRGNRLFELGLGPVALALCGASDPAAQTLIDTIVSEHGREGFAAQFLSAHGLDWAAELLGQFPQPRKEQSS
- the trbJ gene encoding P-type conjugative transfer protein TrbJ; the encoded protein is MMQHHLLVAVALMAKTITGAIQPAFAITVFDPSNYAQNVLTAARSLEQINNQIQSLQNQATMLQNMARNIRRLDFSSLGQLTGALNRIDGLMIQAEGLSFELDQLDEEWREQYPESYDGTIKVSDLAAAARERWQSTMKAFRQTMRVQSQIVENVHADGNLLVDLVSRSQSAVGALQAQQAANQLIALSTKQQMQIQTLLATQYRAQAENAARKAQSEEAARETTRRFLGAGTAYSGN
- the trbL gene encoding P-type conjugative transfer protein TrbL; this translates as MHDLGVIDRFMETFIRYIDSGFGLVSGDVAFLTTILISIDITLAGLFWAFGGEPNILGRLVRKVLYVGVFAFILNNFANLGDIIYRSFAGLGINASAGNLSADDLLRPGRIAATGFEGAWPLLDQASQLLGFPEFFGNALTIFVLLLAWFLVIIAFFILSIQLFITILEFKLTTLAGFVLVPFALWNRSAFLAERVLGNVVASGIKVMVLAVIVGIGTTLFGEFASALQGQEPDLAAAMSQVLGALSLLGLGIFGPGIASGLVSGAPQLGAGAALGASAAAAGATLIAGGAAYAGVRAGTGGSLAAIRAGTAMGSAASTAWQIRRASSAASGLSGMAAGMDGVTRAAGGAIMRQAQFAAEPLRRSADAGRRAAWAATGGASTAWVPETSSTAVPSAAPAWARRLRSEQAARAHRHAAMQAVRDGDRPASGANPSLNDKDD
- the trbF gene encoding conjugal transfer protein TrbF, with the translated sequence MIFKRPVQRYGKTPEPVTPYQKAGQLWDERIGSARVQARNWRLMAFGCLTLATGLSGGLLWQSMQSRVVPYVVEVDRFGEARAVAPAIQDYEPSDAQIAWHLGRFIANVRSVSTDPVMVRQNWLSAYDFATDRAALFLNEYAKASDPFGRIGTRSVSVQVTSVVRASDSSFQVKWTEQIHERGSLASTTRWTAILTVVIRSPRNADQLRRNPLGVFVNAIDWSRELDSAAPTSIRPKEATDVQ